A stretch of Schaalia odontolytica DNA encodes these proteins:
- the rsmD gene encoding 16S rRNA (guanine(966)-N(2))-methyltransferase RsmD yields MTRIVAGSAKGRTLAVPKSGTRPTSERVREALFSRLDHMNVLDGATVLDLYAGTGALGLEALSRGGAHATLVEKASAAARVASANVRSTGLPARVVTADARTYLGARNGEALAGDIDLVFIDPPYDIAEEDMTTVLASLGPWIGPDALVVVERSTRAPAPTWPDFLVLEDQRTWGETVAYFAGPPLPKDESADGTQPLEAAQASSSAEEED; encoded by the coding sequence ATGACCAGAATCGTCGCAGGCAGCGCCAAGGGGCGTACCCTCGCCGTGCCCAAGTCCGGCACCCGTCCCACCTCCGAGCGGGTTCGCGAGGCTCTCTTTTCGCGCCTGGACCATATGAACGTGCTGGACGGGGCGACCGTCCTCGACCTCTACGCCGGAACGGGTGCCCTCGGCCTGGAAGCCCTGTCGCGCGGAGGTGCCCACGCCACCCTCGTCGAAAAGGCTTCGGCCGCCGCCCGCGTCGCCTCCGCGAACGTTCGCTCGACGGGGCTGCCGGCCCGCGTCGTCACCGCCGACGCGCGCACCTACCTGGGAGCGCGCAACGGGGAAGCGCTCGCGGGAGACATCGACCTGGTCTTCATCGACCCGCCCTACGACATCGCCGAAGAGGACATGACGACGGTACTGGCCTCCCTCGGCCCCTGGATTGGTCCCGATGCCCTCGTTGTCGTCGAACGCTCCACGCGTGCGCCCGCTCCCACGTGGCCGGATTTCCTCGTCCTCGAGGACCAGCGCACCTGGGGCGAAACCGTCGCCTACTTCGCCGGTCCGCCCCTGCCCAAGGACGAATCCGCCGATGGCACGCAGCCCCTCGAGGCCGCCCAGGCC
- a CDS encoding ATP-dependent DNA helicase RecG: MRLVSALDVPLSLRLPKKTAKALEGAGVATVGDLLLVAPRRYYHWGRLTPLASLRVGEDVTILAEVAGAHLVANRSGSGVRLEVTLTDGVQFLSATFFAKNQYKLAPIERLLTPGQSFLFAGKVGAYRGKLQLTHPSFEGVDGEDIERIASRPIPIYPATGSLASWAIARAVGMVLDHLDDADVPDPVPADVRERAGFASHAECLRALHQPETDEDYQQARKALAFAEAFVLQVGLAAQRRGARAVAALASPIDAPLCERFRSSLPFELTDSQREAVAQIGADLAGEVPMQRLLQGDVGSGKTVVALSALLQVVAAGHQGAFVAPTEVLAEQHAASLRVLLEPLRADAPDVRLLTGSTPPAARREIQSAMNAAEPLIVVGTHALFQESVRFADLALVVVDEQHRFGVEQRAALRGAREDGRAVHELVMTATPIPRTIAMTVFGDLDDTRMSGMPSGRTPVATYLADSANAAWVERTWARAAEEIAQGRRVYVVCPRIDASDDVADAEEEGARPLASVEEVAAYLRSHPALSGIAIHELTGRTPSPVKAQIMEDFSAGRAPLLVATTVIEVGVDVSEATLMVILDAQQFGLAQLHQLRGRVGRSSLPSLCIAMHRHELTDSGRARLQAFADTTDGFELAEADLRLRKEGDVLGAGQSGTATHLRFLSVRRDEALIRRAKGEAETLLEQDPTLERHPDLARALRAASDGQIEWMQRS, from the coding sequence GTGCGCCTCGTGAGCGCACTCGACGTCCCCCTGTCCCTGCGCCTGCCGAAAAAGACGGCGAAGGCCCTCGAGGGGGCGGGTGTGGCGACGGTTGGTGACCTGCTGCTGGTCGCGCCGCGGCGCTACTACCACTGGGGTCGCCTCACGCCGCTGGCCTCCCTGCGCGTAGGCGAGGACGTGACGATCCTCGCCGAGGTCGCCGGAGCACACCTGGTCGCCAACCGATCCGGCTCGGGCGTGCGCTTGGAAGTCACCCTTACCGACGGCGTTCAGTTCCTGTCGGCGACCTTCTTCGCGAAGAACCAGTACAAGCTCGCCCCCATTGAACGTCTCCTGACGCCGGGGCAGTCCTTCCTCTTCGCCGGCAAGGTCGGGGCCTACCGCGGCAAGCTGCAACTCACCCATCCCTCCTTTGAGGGCGTGGACGGGGAGGACATCGAGCGCATCGCCTCGCGCCCCATCCCGATCTACCCGGCGACCGGATCGCTGGCCTCGTGGGCGATTGCCCGAGCAGTTGGCATGGTGCTGGACCACCTGGACGATGCCGATGTGCCCGACCCGGTTCCCGCCGACGTCCGCGAGCGCGCTGGTTTCGCCTCCCACGCCGAGTGCCTGCGCGCCCTGCATCAGCCCGAGACGGACGAGGACTACCAGCAGGCGCGCAAGGCCCTGGCCTTCGCCGAGGCCTTCGTCCTCCAGGTGGGGCTGGCCGCGCAGCGCAGGGGCGCTCGGGCCGTGGCGGCGCTGGCCTCGCCGATCGACGCGCCGCTGTGCGAGCGTTTCCGCTCGTCGTTGCCTTTTGAACTCACGGACTCCCAGCGCGAGGCCGTCGCCCAGATCGGGGCCGACCTGGCCGGCGAGGTGCCGATGCAGCGGCTCCTGCAAGGAGATGTGGGATCGGGCAAGACCGTCGTCGCGCTCAGCGCCCTGCTCCAGGTGGTCGCCGCCGGTCACCAGGGTGCGTTCGTCGCGCCGACCGAGGTCTTGGCGGAGCAGCACGCCGCCTCCCTGCGGGTGCTCCTGGAGCCCCTGAGGGCGGACGCCCCGGACGTTCGCCTGCTGACAGGTTCGACGCCGCCCGCCGCCCGCCGCGAGATTCAAAGCGCGATGAACGCGGCAGAGCCGCTCATCGTCGTGGGAACCCATGCTCTCTTCCAGGAGAGCGTGCGTTTCGCGGACCTGGCCCTCGTCGTCGTGGATGAGCAGCATCGCTTCGGCGTCGAGCAGCGAGCCGCGCTGCGCGGGGCGCGCGAGGACGGGCGCGCGGTTCACGAACTCGTCATGACCGCGACCCCGATTCCGCGAACGATCGCCATGACCGTCTTCGGAGACCTCGACGACACGCGTATGAGCGGCATGCCCTCGGGGCGCACCCCCGTGGCCACCTACCTCGCCGACAGTGCGAACGCCGCGTGGGTGGAGCGCACCTGGGCACGGGCCGCAGAGGAGATCGCCCAGGGGCGTCGTGTCTACGTCGTGTGCCCGCGCATCGACGCCTCCGATGACGTCGCCGACGCTGAGGAGGAAGGCGCACGCCCCCTCGCCTCCGTTGAGGAGGTCGCCGCGTACCTGCGCTCCCACCCGGCCCTGTCCGGCATCGCAATCCACGAGCTGACGGGACGCACGCCCTCGCCGGTGAAGGCGCAGATCATGGAGGATTTCTCCGCCGGGCGCGCGCCCCTCCTCGTCGCCACAACCGTCATCGAGGTCGGCGTCGACGTGTCGGAGGCGACCCTCATGGTTATCCTCGACGCCCAACAATTCGGCCTCGCCCAGCTCCATCAGCTGCGCGGGCGCGTCGGACGCTCCTCCCTGCCCTCGCTGTGCATCGCCATGCATCGCCACGAACTCACGGATTCGGGCAGGGCACGCCTCCAGGCCTTCGCGGACACGACCGACGGCTTCGAGCTCGCCGAGGCCGACCTGCGCCTGCGCAAGGAAGGCGACGTGCTTGGAGCCGGCCAGTCGGGCACGGCCACCCACCTGCGCTTCCTGTCAGTGCGCCGCGACGAGGCGCTCATCCGCCGCGCGAAAGGCGAAGCCGAAACCCTCCTGGAACAGGACCCGACGCTGGAGCGCCACCCGGACCTCGCCCGGGCGCTGCGCGCCGCATCGGACGGACAGATCGAGTGGATGCAACGCTCCTGA
- a CDS encoding DAK2 domain-containing protein, with the protein MELNASVIIEACRAGAEEAARLAPFLDDLDGWDGADCDTGSNGAATMAALEAAMDSLDPRAHLRDALEAAVETIIRRGLGHSGMALGALFEAWAGALGDEHHVTPLVLRRMLAVSLSPVASSIEWSDALVEMLGGAVRELQDLGATLPEVDDVFSRFSSQAQIGLVEATNEATGRIDPGGAFIALVLACIDASMRGDAGILQSFTAMLADLAERHSRAPEAASPPPGRDFTVDIILEGTQEDLDALLARLGGLGARLSYVGRVDLFGMGEWRLHVDTSAPLAAHPTSGQVIRFQVCDARPDAQIGIDELADEGLSHRGVRLLQRRPMRRVERARVIACTSAPGLVEDLARAGAVVFLDLSSGDAAGIVSAATSRTGVTLVATCDEASASLVGTVASVLPSPAPGVPAILRAGSRDDLDVLAVARACAPLFVPQPGGVEAAPTLARMLRDGAHDALASCASAPLPPGGDPEGIAEALAEASRSGGDSWRLLISRDDDGPYTVATVRQLLSTRDASSTIDLETWDGGQSGPSLVAGCAS; encoded by the coding sequence ATGGAACTGAATGCGTCTGTCATCATCGAGGCGTGTCGCGCTGGGGCTGAGGAAGCCGCCAGGCTCGCGCCCTTCCTCGATGACCTGGACGGATGGGACGGGGCGGACTGCGACACGGGCTCGAATGGTGCGGCGACGATGGCTGCGCTCGAGGCCGCTATGGACTCCCTGGACCCGCGTGCTCACCTGCGCGACGCGCTTGAAGCGGCCGTGGAGACGATTATCCGCCGCGGCCTTGGACACAGCGGCATGGCCCTCGGAGCTCTTTTCGAGGCGTGGGCCGGCGCTCTCGGGGACGAACACCATGTCACGCCTCTCGTCCTGCGTCGCATGCTCGCCGTATCCCTGAGCCCCGTGGCCTCCTCCATCGAGTGGTCCGACGCCCTCGTGGAAATGCTCGGCGGTGCGGTGCGCGAACTTCAGGACCTGGGGGCGACGCTCCCGGAGGTTGACGACGTTTTCTCTCGTTTCTCTTCGCAGGCGCAGATCGGCCTCGTTGAGGCGACGAACGAGGCGACGGGGCGTATCGACCCCGGTGGTGCTTTCATCGCCCTGGTCCTGGCCTGCATCGACGCTTCGATGCGAGGCGACGCCGGAATCCTTCAGTCGTTCACCGCCATGCTGGCCGACCTTGCCGAGCGCCATTCGCGTGCGCCCGAGGCTGCCTCCCCTCCGCCCGGCCGCGACTTCACGGTCGACATCATCCTGGAGGGAACCCAGGAGGACCTGGATGCGCTGCTCGCGCGCCTCGGTGGTCTGGGGGCGCGCCTGTCCTACGTGGGCAGGGTTGATCTCTTTGGCATGGGGGAGTGGAGGCTGCACGTCGACACCTCCGCGCCGCTGGCCGCGCACCCTACTTCGGGGCAGGTCATTCGCTTCCAGGTCTGCGACGCCCGCCCGGACGCGCAGATCGGTATCGATGAGCTGGCCGACGAGGGCCTGAGCCACCGCGGCGTGCGCCTGCTGCAGCGCCGCCCGATGCGCCGCGTCGAGCGTGCCCGCGTCATCGCCTGCACCAGTGCCCCCGGCCTCGTCGAAGATCTCGCGCGCGCAGGAGCGGTCGTGTTCTTGGACCTGAGCTCTGGGGACGCTGCGGGCATCGTGTCGGCGGCTACCTCGCGCACGGGCGTGACCCTCGTAGCCACGTGCGACGAGGCCAGTGCCTCCCTGGTCGGTACCGTGGCCTCGGTGCTGCCCTCGCCCGCCCCGGGTGTTCCGGCGATTTTGCGTGCGGGTAGTCGCGATGACCTCGACGTCCTTGCCGTCGCGCGAGCCTGCGCCCCGCTGTTCGTGCCCCAGCCGGGTGGTGTTGAGGCCGCTCCGACGCTGGCGCGTATGCTACGCGACGGCGCACACGACGCCCTCGCCTCGTGCGCGAGCGCCCCGCTGCCCCCTGGCGGCGACCCGGAGGGCATCGCCGAGGCCCTGGCCGAGGCCTCACGCAGTGGCGGTGATTCCTGGCGCCTCCTTATTTCGCGCGACGACGACGGCCCCTACACCGTGGCCACCGTTCGCCAGCTGCTCTCCACGCGCGACGCGTCGTCGACGATCGACCTGGAGACCTGGGACGGCGGGCAAAGCGGGCCGAGCCTGGTCGCGGGGTGCGCCTCGTGA
- the rpmB gene encoding 50S ribosomal protein L28, which yields MAAVCDVCGKGPGFGKSVSHSHVRTNRRWNPNIQRVRALVNGTPKRLNVCTKCLKSDKVARAI from the coding sequence GTGGCTGCCGTTTGTGACGTGTGCGGTAAGGGACCCGGCTTCGGCAAGAGCGTGTCGCACTCGCACGTTCGCACCAACCGCCGGTGGAATCCGAACATTCAGCGCGTTCGCGCCCTTGTCAATGGGACGCCCAAGCGCCTGAACGTCTGCACCAAGTGCCTGAAGTCCGACAAGGTCGCCCGCGCGATCTGA
- a CDS encoding proline dehydrogenase family protein: protein MANAAVPTPSHHDASARRCPDDLWALGERAIIRARRWADESAHEPTPQSAKLLSRILADPDGLTFTTRFVDDVVRPADLDVASAAMKRLSAGRKNFLPPALAAAMGLGSTASLLAPRTVTAVARRVFREIVGDLVVDATDKGLGPALARLRQGGHRLNVNLLGEAVLGEKEASHRLAEVSRLVTREDVDYVSIKVSAVTGPHNPWGFEEVVDHGVSALLPLYRLARDHGTFLNLDMEDYKDLDLTIAVFTAILDQPDMRGYEAGIVLQAYLPDSLGALQRLQEWARARVDAGGSRIKVRIVKGANLSMERVDAEIHGWELTTWPSKQATDTNYKRMLNWAMTPERTRAIRLGVAGQNVFDIAFAYELRAARGVEDSVEFEMLSGMATGIQEVVRRDVGSLLLYVPVVNPREFDVAISYLVRRLEENAAPENFMSGVFDIATNEDVFARERDRFLAALSDVDPDAPLPVPNRVQDRLAEREAGVPAEQGTLAERARRPFVSEPDSDPALAANRQWAREISAAIPASTRGVEAVRAGAQALATHEAVDALVEASTKAAHAWQALDPEERAAALHRVGDVLAARRGELIEVAGSEAGKTIDQADPEVSEAIDFCHHYAEASLQLSDETYMAGARFVPVNVTVVASPWNFPVAIPVGGVAAALAAGSAVILKPAPPAKRCAAELVAAFHEAGVPRELVALAPLEDGDVSRYLVTHEGVDRVVLTGSYDTARLFRSWKPDMHLLGETSGKNAIIVTPSADPDLAVRDIVHSAFAHAGQKCSASSLLILVGSAGRSSRIARQLVDAAASLRVGLPASLDSQVGPVVVPDDEKAVRGLTTLGEGEHWVLKPRYLGDGLWTPGIRAGVVPGSEFHLTEYFAPVLGVMRVDTLEDAIEAVNEVDYGLTSGLHTLDTAELAAWLEGIEAGNLYVNRGITGAIVRRQPFGGWKRSAIGSTTKAGGPSYLLGLGEVVPDRDAMAGESSHSVETLDPSVLALCRAAGPFLSADDAAELSRAVAADGAAWASDYGANRDVTGMACERNVLRYRSTPVLVRAGSGTALADTVRVLAAGVLAGGPIGLSVADELPATIRELLEGWDIEVTVEDAPSWDSRLAMVANSGGLGMRVRVLGPRDESSQQRWADATRASGGSPDVALYTGAVTAWPHSELLPFLREQAVSITNHRFGTPLDLAADLL, encoded by the coding sequence ATGGCGAACGCCGCTGTTCCCACCCCGTCCCACCACGATGCCAGCGCTCGACGCTGCCCCGACGACCTATGGGCCTTGGGGGAGCGGGCGATCATTCGAGCCCGCCGCTGGGCCGACGAGTCGGCCCATGAGCCTACGCCCCAGTCGGCCAAACTCCTGTCTCGTATCCTCGCCGATCCGGACGGACTCACCTTCACGACCCGATTCGTCGATGATGTCGTGCGCCCCGCGGACCTGGACGTAGCCAGCGCAGCCATGAAACGCCTGTCGGCAGGGCGTAAAAACTTCCTGCCCCCGGCCCTGGCTGCGGCGATGGGCCTCGGCTCGACAGCATCGCTCCTCGCCCCGCGCACGGTGACGGCGGTGGCCCGACGTGTATTCCGCGAGATCGTCGGTGACCTCGTCGTCGATGCAACCGACAAGGGCCTGGGGCCCGCGCTCGCCCGCCTGCGTCAGGGCGGCCACCGCCTGAACGTGAACCTCCTCGGAGAGGCGGTTCTCGGCGAGAAGGAAGCGTCTCACCGCCTGGCCGAGGTCTCGCGCCTCGTGACCCGCGAGGATGTCGACTACGTGTCCATCAAGGTCTCCGCGGTGACAGGCCCCCACAACCCGTGGGGCTTCGAGGAGGTTGTCGACCACGGCGTGAGCGCGCTCCTGCCCCTCTACCGCCTTGCTCGCGATCACGGGACCTTCCTCAACCTCGACATGGAGGACTACAAGGACCTCGACCTGACGATCGCGGTGTTCACCGCCATCCTCGACCAGCCGGATATGCGCGGCTACGAGGCTGGCATCGTCCTCCAGGCCTACCTGCCCGATTCGCTCGGTGCGCTTCAGCGTCTCCAGGAGTGGGCGCGCGCACGCGTGGACGCGGGGGGTTCGCGCATCAAGGTCCGCATCGTGAAGGGCGCGAACCTGTCCATGGAGAGGGTGGATGCCGAGATTCACGGCTGGGAGCTGACGACCTGGCCGTCCAAGCAGGCCACCGACACCAACTACAAGCGCATGCTGAACTGGGCGATGACGCCCGAGCGCACCCGGGCGATTCGCTTGGGAGTGGCCGGACAGAACGTCTTCGATATTGCGTTCGCCTACGAGCTGCGGGCAGCGCGCGGCGTCGAGGACAGCGTCGAGTTCGAGATGCTCTCCGGCATGGCCACCGGCATTCAAGAGGTCGTGCGTCGCGATGTCGGCTCCCTGCTCCTGTACGTCCCGGTCGTCAACCCCCGAGAGTTTGACGTCGCCATCTCCTACCTGGTGCGCCGCCTCGAGGAGAACGCCGCACCTGAGAACTTCATGTCCGGGGTCTTCGACATCGCCACGAATGAGGACGTCTTCGCCCGGGAACGCGACCGTTTCCTCGCCGCGCTCTCCGACGTTGATCCGGACGCCCCCTTGCCGGTTCCCAACCGCGTCCAGGATCGTCTGGCCGAGCGCGAGGCCGGGGTTCCGGCTGAGCAGGGGACCCTCGCCGAGCGCGCGCGTCGTCCCTTTGTCTCCGAACCGGATTCAGATCCCGCCCTGGCGGCCAATCGCCAGTGGGCCCGCGAGATTTCTGCGGCCATCCCCGCCTCGACGCGAGGTGTGGAAGCCGTGCGTGCCGGCGCGCAGGCCCTGGCCACACACGAGGCGGTCGACGCCCTCGTCGAGGCGAGTACCAAGGCGGCGCATGCCTGGCAGGCCCTGGACCCCGAGGAGCGCGCAGCTGCGCTGCATCGCGTCGGCGATGTCCTCGCCGCGCGCCGGGGCGAGCTCATCGAGGTCGCCGGATCTGAGGCTGGCAAGACCATTGATCAGGCTGATCCCGAGGTGAGCGAGGCGATCGACTTCTGTCATCACTACGCGGAGGCCTCGTTGCAGCTCTCCGATGAGACCTATATGGCGGGTGCCCGATTCGTACCCGTGAACGTCACCGTCGTTGCCTCGCCCTGGAACTTCCCCGTGGCTATTCCCGTGGGCGGCGTCGCTGCCGCTCTGGCGGCGGGCAGTGCGGTGATCCTCAAGCCGGCCCCGCCGGCCAAGCGTTGCGCCGCGGAACTCGTCGCGGCTTTCCACGAGGCGGGGGTTCCCCGCGAGCTGGTCGCACTCGCCCCGCTCGAGGACGGCGACGTATCGCGCTACCTGGTGACGCATGAGGGGGTTGATCGCGTTGTCTTGACGGGCTCGTACGACACGGCCCGCCTCTTCCGTTCGTGGAAGCCCGACATGCACTTGCTGGGCGAGACGAGCGGCAAGAACGCCATCATCGTCACGCCGTCCGCTGACCCCGATCTGGCGGTGCGCGACATCGTTCATTCGGCCTTCGCGCACGCGGGACAAAAGTGCTCGGCGTCCTCGCTGCTGATCCTCGTCGGATCTGCGGGGCGCTCGAGCCGTATCGCTCGCCAGCTCGTGGATGCGGCCGCCTCGCTGCGCGTGGGCCTGCCGGCATCCTTGGACTCGCAGGTCGGCCCGGTTGTCGTCCCCGACGACGAGAAGGCCGTGCGAGGCCTGACCACCCTGGGAGAGGGCGAGCACTGGGTGCTCAAGCCCCGGTACCTGGGTGATGGGCTGTGGACCCCGGGCATCCGCGCGGGCGTGGTGCCCGGCAGTGAGTTCCACCTGACCGAGTACTTCGCGCCGGTCCTCGGCGTCATGCGCGTCGACACCCTCGAGGACGCGATCGAGGCCGTCAACGAGGTCGACTACGGACTGACCTCTGGCCTCCATACTCTCGACACGGCTGAGTTGGCGGCCTGGCTGGAGGGCATCGAGGCCGGCAATCTCTACGTCAACCGCGGGATTACCGGCGCGATCGTTCGCCGTCAGCCTTTCGGCGGCTGGAAGCGCTCCGCGATCGGGTCAACGACGAAGGCTGGCGGTCCCTCCTACCTGCTGGGTCTGGGCGAGGTCGTGCCCGACCGCGATGCGATGGCGGGGGAGTCCAGTCATTCCGTGGAGACGCTCGATCCGAGTGTGCTCGCCCTGTGTCGTGCGGCTGGTCCTTTCCTGAGCGCGGACGATGCGGCCGAACTGAGCCGTGCCGTCGCCGCCGATGGCGCTGCCTGGGCATCCGATTACGGAGCCAACCGCGACGTTACCGGCATGGCCTGCGAGCGCAATGTCCTGCGTTACCGTTCCACGCCGGTCCTCGTGCGCGCCGGGAGTGGGACTGCCCTCGCCGACACCGTGCGTGTGCTGGCAGCGGGCGTCCTCGCGGGTGGCCCCATCGGGCTATCCGTTGCCGATGAGCTTCCGGCTACCATCCGGGAGCTGCTGGAGGGCTGGGATATCGAGGTGACGGTCGAAGACGCGCCCTCGTGGGATTCTCGCCTGGCGATGGTGGCGAACTCCGGTGGCCTGGGCATGCGCGTGCGTGTCCTGGGGCCGCGCGATGAAAGCTCGCAGCAGCGCTGGGCGGACGCAACCCGCGCGAGCGGTGGCAGCCCCGACGTCGCCCTGTACACGGGTGCCGTCACGGCCTGGCCGCACTCGGAGCTGCTGCCGTTCCTGCGCGAGCAGGCAGTGTCGATCACGAACCACCGTTTCGGAACCCCGCTCGACCTGGCCGCGGATCTCCTCTGA
- a CDS encoding TetR/AcrR family transcriptional regulator has product MSNDATKATSTRRPGRPKAGSEDKKARILSEALTLFSTQGYVATSLADIARASDISKAGLLHHYSSKDQLLAAVLDERDRRIVSRLPRPEEGAEAALDAWVDMVAHNQRHPDGVALYTAMSAAVIDSKHQAHPWFREHLIGAISYLVEAFEHGKTTGEVREDAPSEQIARRLVAISDGLQVQWLCSRADGGRALNMHEVMAGVAVDMKERWLVRPE; this is encoded by the coding sequence ATGAGCAACGATGCTACTAAGGCAACGAGCACCCGTCGGCCCGGCCGTCCGAAAGCCGGTAGCGAGGATAAGAAGGCACGCATCCTGTCGGAGGCACTCACCCTTTTCTCGACGCAGGGCTACGTGGCAACCTCGCTTGCAGACATCGCGCGTGCCTCAGATATTTCGAAGGCGGGGCTCCTGCATCACTACTCCTCGAAGGATCAGCTGCTCGCGGCCGTCCTGGACGAGCGTGATCGCCGCATTGTCAGCCGACTCCCGCGCCCCGAGGAGGGGGCCGAGGCCGCGCTGGATGCCTGGGTGGACATGGTGGCACACAATCAGCGCCATCCCGACGGAGTGGCGCTCTACACGGCGATGTCGGCTGCCGTCATTGATTCGAAGCACCAGGCGCATCCGTGGTTCCGCGAGCACCTGATCGGTGCGATTTCCTACCTCGTTGAGGCTTTCGAGCATGGCAAGACCACGGGCGAGGTGCGTGAGGACGCTCCGAGTGAGCAGATCGCGCGCCGCCTCGTTGCGATATCGGATGGGCTCCAGGTCCAGTGGCTCTGCTCGCGCGCGGACGGTGGCCGTGCGCTCAATATGCACGAGGTCATGGCTGGTGTCGCCGTCGACATGAAGGAGCGGTGGCTCGTTCGCCCCGAGTGA